One window from the genome of Salvia miltiorrhiza cultivar Shanhuang (shh) chromosome 7, IMPLAD_Smil_shh, whole genome shotgun sequence encodes:
- the LOC130993209 gene encoding serine carboxypeptidase-like 34 isoform X2: MQKAMMHLDIHVLLLILMAAVVAGGMRAEQEADRVAALPGQPAVSFKQYAGYVTVNESHGRALFYWFFEATKNPQRKPLLLWLNGGPGCSSIGYGQSEELGPFFPQKGKPELKLNNNSWNKAANLLFLESPVGVGFSYTNTSKDLKDHIGDTITAQDSYNFLLGWFRRFPQFKSHEFYIAGESYAGHYVPQLAELIVEENKKASDDDHINLKGIMIGNAAIDSETDQKGLIDYAWHHAVISDELYEKIKKKCNFKLENVSDDCNNALEKYFEVYRIIDMYSLYTPICVDSNYTTISQPYSHFKGALPKYVSHIGIHGRALAGYDPCASVYTKNYFNRPDVQQALHANVTKIPYPWVHCSDNLDYRSSDIAFSLLPTIKRIVASNLRVWIFSGDTDGRVPVTSTRYALRKLKLEIEEEWTPWYTDKKQVGGWRVEYKGVTFVTVRGAGHQVPTFKPRQALQMLKHFLKNQKLPSLPF; encoded by the exons atgcaGAAGGCGATGATGCATCTCGACATTCATgtgttattattaatattaatggcGGCGGTTGTGGCGGGGGGCATGAGGGCGGAGCAAGAGGCGGATCGAGTGGCGGCGCTGCCGGGGCAGCCGGCGGTGAGCTTCAAGCAGTATGCAGGGTACGTGACTGTGAACGAGAGTCATGGCAGAGCACTGTTTTATTGGTTTTTTGAGGCCACCAAAAATCCTCAAAGAAAACCTCTCCTCTTGTGGCTTAATGGAG GTCCAGGATGCTCGTCAATAGGGTATGGGCAGTCAGAAGAGTTGGGACCTTTCTTTCCTCAGAAAGGGAAACCAGAGCTCAAGCTTAACAATAACTCTTGGAACAAAG CGGCCAACTTACTATTCCTAGAATCTCCAGTTGGTGTTGGATTCTCATACACAAACACAAGCAAAGACTTGAAGGACCACATTGGTGACACTATTACCg CTCAGGATTCATACAATTTTCTGTTGGGCTGGTTTCGAAGGTTTCCACAATTTAAATCTCATGAATTCTACATTGCTGGGGAAAGCTATGCAG GACACTACGTCCCTCAGCTTGCCGAGTTAATAGTAGAGGAAAACAAAAAAGCGTCGGACGACGATCATATTAATCTCAAAGGCATCATG ATCGGGAATGCAGCGATCGACTCCGAAACCGACCAAAAGGGTTTGATCGACTACGCTTGGCATCACGCCGTTATATCGGACGAATTAtacgaaaaaataaagaaaaaatgcaatttcaaattggaaaatGTGTCGGACGATTGCAACAATGCCCTTGAGAAATACTTCGAGGTTTATAGAATCATAGATATGTACAGTTTGTACACCCCTATCTGCGTCGACAGCAATTACACCACTATTTCCCAACCCTACTCACATTTTAAGGGCGCCCTTCCCAAGTACGTTTCCCACATT GGAATTCATGGAAGGGCGTTAGCAGGGTACGATCCATGTGCTTCCGTATATACGAAGAACTATTTCAATAGGCCTGATGTCCAACAAGCTCTTCATGCTAATGTCACAAAAATTCCATATCCATGGGTACATTGCAG TGATAATCTTGATTATAGGAGCAGCGACATCGCTTTCTCTCTACTCCCAACTATAAAAAGAATTGTTGCCTCTAATCTAAGAGTTTGGATATTCAG TGGAGATACAGACGGTAGGGTTCCAGTAACTTCAACTAGATATGCTTtgagaaaattaaaattggaaATCGAAGAGGAATGGACTCCTTGGTACACCGACAAGAAGCAG GTGGGAGGATGGAGGGTGGAGTATAAAGGGGTGACGTTTGTGACGGTGAGAGGAGCGGGGCACCAAGTTCCCACATTTAAGCCGAGGCAAGCGCTGCAAATGCTTAAACATTTTCTCAAAAATCAAAAACTTCCTTCTCTTCCATTTTGA
- the LOC130993209 gene encoding serine carboxypeptidase-like 34 isoform X3, with amino-acid sequence MQKAMMHLDIHVLLLILMAAVVAGGMRAEQEADRVAALPGQPAVSFKQYAGYVTVNESHGRALFYWFFEATKNPQRKPLLLWLNGGPGCSSIGYGQSEELGPFFPQKGKPELKLNNNSWNKVGVGFSYTNTSKDLKDHIGDTITAQDSYNFLLGWFRRFPQFKSHEFYIAGESYAGHYVPQLAELIVEENKKASDDDHINLKGIMIGNAAIDSETDQKGLIDYAWHHAVISDELYEKIKKKCNFKLENVSDDCNNALEKYFEVYRIIDMYSLYTPICVDSNYTTISQPYSHFKGALPKYVSHIKGIHGRALAGYDPCASVYTKNYFNRPDVQQALHANVTKIPYPWVHCSDNLDYRSSDIAFSLLPTIKRIVASNLRVWIFSGDTDGRVPVTSTRYALRKLKLEIEEEWTPWYTDKKQVGGWRVEYKGVTFVTVRGAGHQVPTFKPRQALQMLKHFLKNQKLPSLPF; translated from the exons atgcaGAAGGCGATGATGCATCTCGACATTCATgtgttattattaatattaatggcGGCGGTTGTGGCGGGGGGCATGAGGGCGGAGCAAGAGGCGGATCGAGTGGCGGCGCTGCCGGGGCAGCCGGCGGTGAGCTTCAAGCAGTATGCAGGGTACGTGACTGTGAACGAGAGTCATGGCAGAGCACTGTTTTATTGGTTTTTTGAGGCCACCAAAAATCCTCAAAGAAAACCTCTCCTCTTGTGGCTTAATGGAG GTCCAGGATGCTCGTCAATAGGGTATGGGCAGTCAGAAGAGTTGGGACCTTTCTTTCCTCAGAAAGGGAAACCAGAGCTCAAGCTTAACAATAACTCTTGGAACAAAG TTGGTGTTGGATTCTCATACACAAACACAAGCAAAGACTTGAAGGACCACATTGGTGACACTATTACCg CTCAGGATTCATACAATTTTCTGTTGGGCTGGTTTCGAAGGTTTCCACAATTTAAATCTCATGAATTCTACATTGCTGGGGAAAGCTATGCAG GACACTACGTCCCTCAGCTTGCCGAGTTAATAGTAGAGGAAAACAAAAAAGCGTCGGACGACGATCATATTAATCTCAAAGGCATCATG ATCGGGAATGCAGCGATCGACTCCGAAACCGACCAAAAGGGTTTGATCGACTACGCTTGGCATCACGCCGTTATATCGGACGAATTAtacgaaaaaataaagaaaaaatgcaatttcaaattggaaaatGTGTCGGACGATTGCAACAATGCCCTTGAGAAATACTTCGAGGTTTATAGAATCATAGATATGTACAGTTTGTACACCCCTATCTGCGTCGACAGCAATTACACCACTATTTCCCAACCCTACTCACATTTTAAGGGCGCCCTTCCCAAGTACGTTTCCCACATT AAGGGAATTCATGGAAGGGCGTTAGCAGGGTACGATCCATGTGCTTCCGTATATACGAAGAACTATTTCAATAGGCCTGATGTCCAACAAGCTCTTCATGCTAATGTCACAAAAATTCCATATCCATGGGTACATTGCAG TGATAATCTTGATTATAGGAGCAGCGACATCGCTTTCTCTCTACTCCCAACTATAAAAAGAATTGTTGCCTCTAATCTAAGAGTTTGGATATTCAG TGGAGATACAGACGGTAGGGTTCCAGTAACTTCAACTAGATATGCTTtgagaaaattaaaattggaaATCGAAGAGGAATGGACTCCTTGGTACACCGACAAGAAGCAG GTGGGAGGATGGAGGGTGGAGTATAAAGGGGTGACGTTTGTGACGGTGAGAGGAGCGGGGCACCAAGTTCCCACATTTAAGCCGAGGCAAGCGCTGCAAATGCTTAAACATTTTCTCAAAAATCAAAAACTTCCTTCTCTTCCATTTTGA
- the LOC130993209 gene encoding serine carboxypeptidase-like 34 isoform X1, whose amino-acid sequence MQKAMMHLDIHVLLLILMAAVVAGGMRAEQEADRVAALPGQPAVSFKQYAGYVTVNESHGRALFYWFFEATKNPQRKPLLLWLNGGPGCSSIGYGQSEELGPFFPQKGKPELKLNNNSWNKAANLLFLESPVGVGFSYTNTSKDLKDHIGDTITAQDSYNFLLGWFRRFPQFKSHEFYIAGESYAGHYVPQLAELIVEENKKASDDDHINLKGIMIGNAAIDSETDQKGLIDYAWHHAVISDELYEKIKKKCNFKLENVSDDCNNALEKYFEVYRIIDMYSLYTPICVDSNYTTISQPYSHFKGALPKYVSHIKGIHGRALAGYDPCASVYTKNYFNRPDVQQALHANVTKIPYPWVHCSDNLDYRSSDIAFSLLPTIKRIVASNLRVWIFSGDTDGRVPVTSTRYALRKLKLEIEEEWTPWYTDKKQVGGWRVEYKGVTFVTVRGAGHQVPTFKPRQALQMLKHFLKNQKLPSLPF is encoded by the exons atgcaGAAGGCGATGATGCATCTCGACATTCATgtgttattattaatattaatggcGGCGGTTGTGGCGGGGGGCATGAGGGCGGAGCAAGAGGCGGATCGAGTGGCGGCGCTGCCGGGGCAGCCGGCGGTGAGCTTCAAGCAGTATGCAGGGTACGTGACTGTGAACGAGAGTCATGGCAGAGCACTGTTTTATTGGTTTTTTGAGGCCACCAAAAATCCTCAAAGAAAACCTCTCCTCTTGTGGCTTAATGGAG GTCCAGGATGCTCGTCAATAGGGTATGGGCAGTCAGAAGAGTTGGGACCTTTCTTTCCTCAGAAAGGGAAACCAGAGCTCAAGCTTAACAATAACTCTTGGAACAAAG CGGCCAACTTACTATTCCTAGAATCTCCAGTTGGTGTTGGATTCTCATACACAAACACAAGCAAAGACTTGAAGGACCACATTGGTGACACTATTACCg CTCAGGATTCATACAATTTTCTGTTGGGCTGGTTTCGAAGGTTTCCACAATTTAAATCTCATGAATTCTACATTGCTGGGGAAAGCTATGCAG GACACTACGTCCCTCAGCTTGCCGAGTTAATAGTAGAGGAAAACAAAAAAGCGTCGGACGACGATCATATTAATCTCAAAGGCATCATG ATCGGGAATGCAGCGATCGACTCCGAAACCGACCAAAAGGGTTTGATCGACTACGCTTGGCATCACGCCGTTATATCGGACGAATTAtacgaaaaaataaagaaaaaatgcaatttcaaattggaaaatGTGTCGGACGATTGCAACAATGCCCTTGAGAAATACTTCGAGGTTTATAGAATCATAGATATGTACAGTTTGTACACCCCTATCTGCGTCGACAGCAATTACACCACTATTTCCCAACCCTACTCACATTTTAAGGGCGCCCTTCCCAAGTACGTTTCCCACATT AAGGGAATTCATGGAAGGGCGTTAGCAGGGTACGATCCATGTGCTTCCGTATATACGAAGAACTATTTCAATAGGCCTGATGTCCAACAAGCTCTTCATGCTAATGTCACAAAAATTCCATATCCATGGGTACATTGCAG TGATAATCTTGATTATAGGAGCAGCGACATCGCTTTCTCTCTACTCCCAACTATAAAAAGAATTGTTGCCTCTAATCTAAGAGTTTGGATATTCAG TGGAGATACAGACGGTAGGGTTCCAGTAACTTCAACTAGATATGCTTtgagaaaattaaaattggaaATCGAAGAGGAATGGACTCCTTGGTACACCGACAAGAAGCAG GTGGGAGGATGGAGGGTGGAGTATAAAGGGGTGACGTTTGTGACGGTGAGAGGAGCGGGGCACCAAGTTCCCACATTTAAGCCGAGGCAAGCGCTGCAAATGCTTAAACATTTTCTCAAAAATCAAAAACTTCCTTCTCTTCCATTTTGA